The proteins below are encoded in one region of Phaseolus vulgaris cultivar G19833 chromosome 1, P. vulgaris v2.0, whole genome shotgun sequence:
- the LOC137815587 gene encoding uncharacterized mitochondrial protein AtMg00810-like, which produces MCHALGHPSRGLGLVSGCSISQVFISIYLVVYLDGIVLTGSGILQVKQHLCQHFQTKDLGKLRYFFGIEVAQSKDGIVISQKKYALDILEETGLMNSKSAETPMDPNVKLLPSQGEPLSDLEKYRRLSKKMNYLTVTRPNISFVVNVVS; this is translated from the coding sequence ATGTGTCATGCTCTTGGTCATCCTTCTAGAGGGTTGGGCTTGGTCAGTGGATGCTCTATCTCTCAGGTCTTCATCagtatctatcttgtagtatatcTTGATGGCATTGTTCTTACAGGCAGTGGAATCttacaagtaaaacaacacctttgtcaacactttcagacaaaagatcttggcaaactcagatatttttttgggattgaggtagcacaatcaAAGGATGGTATTGTTATTTCTCAGAAAAAGTATgcattagatattttggaggaaactGGATTAATGAATTCAAAATCTGCTGAAACACCTATGGATCCTAATGTCAAACTCCTACCTAGTCAGGGGGAGCCTCTCTCAGATCTTGAGAAGTACAGAAGATTATCTAAAAAAATGAACTATCTTACAGTCACTCGTCCGAATATTTCATTTGTTGTTAATGTGGTGAGTTAA